The genomic interval GCTTTGTATGGTTAAAAAGCTTTTTTGAAGTATTTACACGTTCAGTGAAATTACCATACATTTGAAAATCAAATTTACTACAAAACAATGTCCTTATGGTAATTATTACATCACTAAAAGTTGAACTCTATTTGTTATACCAGAAAGTTATTGTTGTTTGTAAATTTCCTTGTATCCATGATTTATGAGTAATCAGCTTGTTATTTGATTTTTAGTACCGTGTTGTTGTACTACCATTTCTAAATGAGTTTGTTCAAGTTCAGTCAAATCAACAGGGTATTTTTTGTTTGGTATAAGTTTCTGGTGTTTGGGTGAAGATATTAACCTATTCCTAAATAAACTATTGACTAAGGAACATGTTCAAAATAAGTGTCGAGATTGAGGTCATAAACTCAAGGCTGACTGAGGCACTTTTTGCGGGCAAGGCAACATCCGGGGGATGTTGAGCCAGACCGTGGGACGGTACCACGGACAATAAAAGCTCATAGTCCCGGCGGAACTGCCGGGGTAACGAAAGTCAGGGAAGAGGATATGTTCTAAACCGGACAGTTATTGCGATCACGTTCCTAAGTACTGGGTGAATTTTAAACCTGCTCTTAATTTATCGTTAATAAACAGCGTGCTAATAAATTTAAAGAATGGCTGGGCAAATGGTTAATCAAATACCTGTTGAAAAGGAATTAAATTACCCTCTGGGTTATGGGCTTTCCAAGCGTTATGATCATCTATAATAGCAAATATTACAGATTTAAACCGTTCGTTAAAATCTGTTTCGGCTAAAACTTCCTTAAACAACTGTGCCATATGGTGAGGAGGGTTTTTGAAAGCTCCACAACCAAAGGCGCTCAAAATTAAGCAATCGTGTTGGTGCAGGGCTGCCATTTTTAGTATGGTTCTAATCTTATGCTTAGTAAATTCTATCTGAGGGGGTGTTAGCCAATTTCGTCCATTGCGTGATTCTACTTTGGGGTGAGCAATGGCAGGTACAGTTACAATAGACAAGGTAAAAGGCTGGGCAAGCAAAGCATAGCCACTATGCTCTGATGACCTAAAAAATAATACATCAGGCGAATAAATACCTCCAGCTTGAGCTGGAATAGGGTATCGGTGTTTCCCATGTTTGTGAATACCATATTGAGGAGCAAAGTCAGCGTATTGATACAGTGAGGTGTATAAATTAGAGCGACGAAATAGGTTTTCTTCCTGAGCGCCTGCTCCGCGAATAACTGCTCCACCCGGAGTATTACCATTTGCCATATTCAATACCACAGGATTAAACCCTAGTTTTTGCATAGTTTGCCCTACTTCTATGCAGTCTGCCTGAATGACTTGGTAAGCAGTAATGTATGGAGTAGTTATCTCTGGTAGTACTAAAGTATGGGTATCAGGGTAAAATTTTGAGTCTTGCCAAATATGTAACAGATCAGTAAAGTCCTTCAGCATAATAGTTTTCCCATTAGCTACATATTGCCCTGCTTTAATCACTTCTACAGTATGATCAAATACTTTTTTGCGTGACACCCTAAAGCCTATTTGAGATTTAGAACCTTGCTTAAACTCTGCAACCCATTTTTTGTAGTCCCAGGTAAGGGGAGTCTTGTTTATTAGATATTCTTCCATAATTGATTTGATGAGCTTTTTGGTCATTATTTTCATCAATACACATAAAAAAAATCTCCGAAGATATCTCCGGAGATTCAATAATTTATAAGAAATAAAACAGTGGGCTGTTATATTATCCATTCATCGAAATCAAGAATTCCATGTTATTTCTGGTACCCTTCATTTTATCTAATAAGAAGTCCATGGCTTCATTAGAGTTCATGTCGTCCATGTATTTACGCAATATCCATACACGCTGTAGTTCTTCTTTATCCATTAATAAGTCTTCGCGGCGAGTACCAGAAGCAGGAACATCAATGGCAGGATAAACACGTTTGTTAGATAGTTTACGGTCAAGTTGAAGCTCCATGTTACCAGTACCTTTAAATTCTTCAAAGATTACTTCGTCCATTTTAGAGCCTGTTTCTATCAATGCAGTAGCAATGATAGTCAAAGAACCTCCATTTTCAACGTTACGAGCTGCCCCAAAGAAACGCTTAGGTTTGTGCAGTGCATTGGCATCTACACCACCCGTTAAGATTTTACCAGATGAAGGAACAACCGTGTTATAAGCGCGTGCTAAACGAGTAATAGAGTCAAGCAATATTACTACATCATGTCCACACTCTACCATACGTTTTGCTTTGCCCAATACAATCTGAGCAATTTTTACGTGACGTTCAGCTTGCTCATCAAATGTAGACGAAATTACCTCGGCGCGTACACTGCGTGCCATATCGGTTACTTCCTCTGGGCGTTCGTCTACTAACAATACAATGAGATATACCTCTGGGTGATTAGTGGCAATAGCATTGGCAATATTTTTAAGCAAAACAGTTTTACCTGTTTTTGGTTGGGCTACAATCATCCCTCTTTGACCTTTACCGATAGGGGCAAATAAATCAAGTATACGGGTAGACATTTCATTGCTTGAAGCGCTCAAATTGAGGCGTTCTTGTGGGAACAAAGGTGTGAGGTATTCAAAAGGAATACGATCTCTGATTTCTTCTGTGGTTTTTCCGTTGATGTTCTCAACCCTTAAAAGTGCAAAGTATTTTTCACCTTCTTTTGGGGGTCTTATTTGTCCTCTGATAGTATCCCCTGTTTTTAGACCAAATAATTTAATCTGAGAAGGAGAAACATAAATATCATCAGGACTGGCAAGGTAGTTATAATCAGACGAGCGCAAGAAACCATAACCATCTTGCATAATTTCAAGAACTCCCTCATTTTCAATCAAACCGTCAAAATCACGGATAGAAAACGAATTGCTATTCTTTTTGCTGCTACTCTGACTTTTACCACTGCTTGCTTCCTTGGGCTCAGCTTTAGATTTTGCCGGAGCACCAAGATCGTTATTTACTGGGTTGTCAAACAACATAGGGTCATTGCCCATGTCAAAGTTAAAGTCTTCTTGCTCAGCTTTCTTTCCATTATTAGCTGTGCTTGCCACTTTAGGTTCTTTTTCTCTGCTACTTTCAGATTTGGTGCGACTTCTCTTACGAGGCTTGCTAGAAGTGTCACTCTTTTTTTCTTGAACTTTTGGTGTTGCTTCTTTTTCTTTTATAGGAAGGACTTTTTCTTCGGGTAAGATCGCCTGTTGATCTAAAATTTTGTAAATCAACTCCTTTTTAGTCAATTTCTTGAAGTTTTTTACTTGTAGTTGTTCGGCGATTTCTCTTAACTCCGAAAGAAGCTTTAAGTTTAGTTCTTCGATGTTATACATAGGAAATATTTTGTGAAATTAATACGCATTGAAACGATTAAGTTGAACAATTAAATATTTGGATATAAATAAGAAATGTAGGTTTCTATATCAGGAGAGTGTATTTGCTTTCTCACTACTATAGTGTAAATATCTTGTTATTTACATTACCTTCTCACACTAGGCAAATGAGTTTAATGTTAAATCAAAAATAAAAGTATGATTGTTTTAATAGCTTATCCAAGATGCTGGACAAGTACTCAATTCTATAATATGGTTAAAATTTGCAAAGAAAGAAGATACCATTGAAAATACCCTTTACCCACAATAGACCTTTGGTGTAGAAATGAGGCTCAATTCACGCTTAGGAGATTTTGCACGGCAAGTTTACGAAAAAACCAATAACTAAAAAATGAATGTAAATTTTTTTTAAGTTTTTTGTAATTAGTGCAATTTTTATGGGGATAATAAAGAGTGTTTTGATGGTAAATTTATAGATTTGCGTCTCTTACTGATACAAACATAATAACTTGACACGATTTTTCAAAATTTTTATATACAAATATAAATACTGATTATGTTACAGATTCCGCACATCCGCACCCACCAACAAAAGGTTATAGAAGGATTACAAAAGCGGGGAGTAAAAAACGCCGAGGATTTGGTAGACCAAGTTTTGGAGTATGATACCCAAAGAAAAAATACGCAAACAAAACTAGACAACCTCAAAGCTTCTTCTAATAACCAGGCAAAGCGTATTGGGCAATTGATGAAGCAAGGCAAAAAAGTAGAAGCTGACAAATTAAAACAACAGGTTGGAGGCAGCAAGCAAGAGGTAAAAGATCTTGAGGCCAAGTTGAAGATTGTAAGCAACAAACGCGACGAAGTTTTATATAAACTCCCAAACATTCCTCACCCAAGTGTGCCTAAAGGTAATACTGATGCAGATAACAAGGTAGAATCTGAGCATGGATCTGTTCCTACACTACACGACAAAGCAGTGCCACATTGGGACTTAATTAAACAGTATGATATTATAGACTTTGAGGTAGGAACAAAAATTACTGGAGCAGGCTTTCCGGTATATAAAGGGAAAGGCGCCAGACTACAGCGTGCTTTGATAAACTTCTTTTTAGATGAGGCAGTCAACGCGGGTTATAGTGAGGTTATTCCTCCGTATTTGGTCAATCAAGATTCTGGTTTTGGTACAGGGCAATTACCAGACAAAGATGGGCAAATGTATCATGCCCAAGAAGATGGTTTGTACCTAATACCCACAGCTGAGGTGCCTATTACTAATATGTATCGTGACGTAATTGTAGAAGAAACAGATTTGCCAATCAAGCATGTAGGTTATACCCCTTGTTTTCGCCGAGAAGCAGGTGCATGGGGAGCGCAAGTACGTGGATTAAATCGCTTACACCAATTTGATAAAGTAGAGATTGTTCAAATACAACATCCTGAAAAATCTTATGAAACATTAAACGAGATGTGTACGCATGTACAGGGACTATTGCAGAAATTAGATTTGCCTTACCGCGTGCTCAGGTTATGTAGTGGTGACTTGGGTTTTACGTCAGCACTTACTTTTGATATGGAGGTGTACTCTGCTGCTCAAAAGCGTTGGTTGGAAGTAAGTTCTGTAAGTAACTTTGAAACCTTTCAGGCAAACAGAATGAAACTACGTTATAGAACAGGAGATAATAAGAAGCATTTTACCCATACTTTGAATGGTAGTGCACTAGCCTTACCACGTATAGTGGCAGCGTTGTTAGAAAACAATCAAACACCAGAAGGCATTAAGGTACCAGCTGTATTACAGCCGTATACTGGATTTGATATAATTAACTAGAAGTTAGATTATAAGAGAAAAGAAAAAATAATCTTTTCAGAGATTATTTTTTCTTTCTTACCAACATCATTAACTCCTTTTGAACACTCCAGTCTTTGGCAAGTTTAAGCATGGCAGTTGCTTCCATCTCTGTTACATACCCTTTAGCGTTATTAGCCTCCCATACCATACTAAGGTAGTTTAACCTGGTTTCTTTATCCAAATTACCCACTACTTCATTTAAATACTCTCTGGCACGCTCAAAAGCCGTATAATAATCAAGAGAAATAAAGTCATTTGCCCACTTTAGCTCTTCCCAGGCATCAAATCTTTCAGCCGTAGAATCCAGTATTTGTTGCTCTTCTTTGTCTAACCCATGATAGTGGAAAATCACAGATTTTAATAACAAAATTGCTTTCTTCTCATCACTAGTCATTACTTTGCTTGTCATTGTTTTAATGGTATTTATAGCTATTGATCTATCTTAACATACTGAATAAAAGCTTGGTAATATAGCTTTTATTATAGTGGTAGATGTTACTTATCTACCATTCGCATGAATTGTTCCAATAAGATAATGCAAGGTATTTATCATACCAACCTTCGCAATTACTTTTTCAGTTTTGGTTTTCAACTCATCATTGATTGAGCTGGATGATGTTTGCAATTTAGTCATACTAAATTTTACTAAGCGGATAAATTATAGGTTTACTAGGGCTTGCATCGCTCCACAAACTAATTACTTGTAAGTTGAGTAAATACAACCCATCAGGAACGGTTGAATTTACATAAACCAATTCAGTAATTGTACTATCCTTGCGAGTTTTTTCAGGATGCTGCCAAAAAGCCCGGTGACACAATAACTTTCCTCCATCTACTTCTCTGTCTACTGAAGGCAAGTCAACTAATAAATGTTTTACCTTGTGATCAGCCAGAAACTTACCAATGCTTGCTTCCAGGTAGGGAGGGTTACTCCCTGAGTATTGTCTGGTAAGCTTATCAGGAGTATTAGGTGTTGTTCTAATAATCACAGCCTCAGGCATTTGTTGAAGCATATTATTTTTTAAGTCTTGCAAGGTTACTAACTGATCTTCACCTTGTTGATGTACTGGAAGAGTTACCAGGTGACACACAAACATATATTCTTTCAAACAATTGTATATATTAGCACTATTGTCTGCCGACAAATGACCATAGCACTCGGTATGAGTACCATTGCCGTGGGGAGTAAGAGTTATTTTTTGGTAATTAACTACCCCGCCTCTGGCAACACTACCAATAAAATCACCCATTTCATAAGTTTCAAAACCAACTTTGTCTGCATAATAACAGTTGGCAGAATCTTCATTCAGTATCATTGAAATATCAATAGGTTCGCTAGGATTGAAACTATAATCCTGACCTAAATACTGTATTTTTATGGGTGAAATCATATTTACTCAATAATAAATAAATCAGAAGCTATTTTATCAGCAAACAATTTACCATTGTTGGTAAGTTTTAGTACATCATCCTCAAGTTTTAACAACTTTTTATCTATATACTCATGAATGTAACTTTTGTTTTCATAGAGTAAATTTATATCAAAGTTATGAGAAATTTTGCGCAAATCACAGCCCCAAATCGTTCGTAAACTTGTCATAATATATTCATTTACTTGATTAGCTTTTGATAACTCTTCTTTTTCAAAAGGAATTGTATTTTTAGCCAAAGCCTGCAGGTATTTACCATTATTAGCTATGTTAAACTGACGTGTAGAACCATTGTAAGAGTGGGCACTAGGGCCTATGCCAAGGTAAGGGTTTTTTATCCAGTAATTACTGTTATGTTGAGAGTAAAAACCTGGTTTGGCAAAATTTGATATTTCATATTGAGTAAATTGATTCTGCTCTAAATGTGCAATCAAACTATTAAACTGGTTAGAGGCAAATTCATCATTTATTGGATTGATGAGTTGTTTTTGTAGTTGACGACCAAACACCGTTTTCTCTTCTATTGTCAGACAATATGCTGAAATATGTTGTACTTGGAGGCTAACTGTTTGTTGTAGATCTTCTTGCCAGACTTTATTGTTTGCCACCGGAATAGCGTATATCAGATCTATACTTATATTATCAAACCCTCTATCTTGTGCCATTAAGATGCTTTGCTTGGCTTCAGTAGCATTGTGTGCTCGGTTTAAATATTGTAAACAAGCATCTTGGAAAGACTGAGTACCTATACTTAACCTGTTGATTCCCTGTCTTTTAAATAGTAGTAGTTTCTCTTTTGTTAAATCATCAGGGTTAGCCTCTAAGGTAATCTCTGCGTTAGGCACTACTGAAAATGTGTGGTGTATAGTTTCAAAAATTCCTGCAAGTTCTTGTTCATTCAACAGAGAAGGTGTGCCACCACCAAAGTAAATTGTGCGTAAACGATTATTGGATAAATAGTTCTTTTGCAGCACAATTTCTTTCTTGATCGCTTCTACAATTAATTTTTTATTATTTTGGTTAACGCTAAAATGAAAATCGCAGTAATAGCAAGCTTGCTTACAAAAAGGTATATGAATGTATAAACTAGACAAAATAATAAGATTAAGACGAGGTGTTCGATACAAAAAACAAGTCATTTATGGGTGTATATACTGGTGCTTATTTCCTTTTGTTATCTATGCTCAATCCCCTTCGTTAAAACAGGCAGGCTCAACAAATAAAAAAAACAGTATTTACCTAAAACTTAGTACAAACTTAAAAGATATTCAGTCATTAAAAAAAATAGAAGTACCCACTGTTTATCAAGACATTAAAAAAGCTGAGAAGGCTGTAAAATCTTTTATTCAAAAGCTACATCAACAAGCTTACCTGAATGCCCAATTAGATAGTCTGTCAAATACCCCAGATACCCTCTTTGCTTATATTTCTGTGGGGACTAAGTTTATATGGGCAAGTTTGAAAAAAGGTAACCTTCCTGAGGAAATAATACACAATGTAGGATTTAAGCCTAAATACTATAATAAAAAACCTTTTTTGTATAAATCAATATCAAAATTACAAACTAAAGTGTTGAGTTATTCAGAGAACCACGGCTACCCTTTTGCTCAAATTCGCCTAGACTCTTTAACATTTGTAAAGCAGGAAGTTTATGCTAAGTGGAACTATGATCAAGGACCACAGGTTTTATTTGATACACTCCACATTGTGGGTGATTTACAGGTAAAACCAAGGTTTATGATGAAATACTTACGACTAAGAGAAGGTGACCTGTTTAGTCAATCAAAAGTGCAAAGTGCCCATCGCATATTGAAACAGTTACCGTATTTAAAGGTCAGAAAAAAAGCAGTGGTAGATTTTCGGGCAAAGAAAGCCAGCGTTAACTTGTTTTTACAAAAGCGTAAAGCGAATCAAATAAACTTACTAGTGGGACTACTTCCTAATGAACAAAATCCTGGTACTATAGAGTGGATGGGGGAGTTTGATCTTCTATTGCAAAACATGTTTAGGTCTGGCAAGAGCCTTTCGGCAAAATGGTTACGACCAGAATCTCAGTCTCAACTGATTAACTTAGATTATACTCATCCATTATTATTTGGATCAGCATTAGACCTACAGCTTAAGTTTAACCTTTTAAAAGAAGATACATCGTTTGTTAATATAGACCTAGGTGGGGTTTTATACTATAATTTAAAAACAGGAGACAAAATAAAGGCTACTGTAAACTCTAAAAGTTCTAGGGTACTAAATAGCCTTATTTATCAAAATGCCACCCGATTGCCTGATACCTTAGACATTTCTTTTATTGCGTATGGTTTGGGCTATATACACAGTAATTTGAACGATGCATTGTACCCATCTAAAGGTGATTTTTTAAGTTTATCAGGGGAAATTGGACAAAAAAACATCGTACAAAACCCTGAGTTACCAGAAAGTTTGTACAAAAATATTCCACTGTCTACCACTAAATTGGTATATGAAGCTAAATGGAAGCACTATTCAAAAACATCTTCAAAATCAGTGTTATATTGGCAGTTAAGTACAGGAGGAGTGATCAATGACCAATTACTGGTCAACGAACTATTTAGGGTAGGAGGGATCAACAGTTTAAGAGGACATAACCAAAATATCTTCTTTGCCTCTCATTATGTAATCGCCAATCTTGAATATCGCTTTTTATTTGATGATTATTCATATTTATTTGTTTTTTATGATCAATCGTGGCTACAACAAAAAACAATCAACACTTTTACCGAAGATACCCCTCTGGGGTTTGGTCTAGGGCTTAATTTCCCTACTAAAGCAGGTATATTTAATATTGTTTATGCACTGGGTAAAGCGCAAGAACAGCCAATAAACTTTAATCGTTCTAAAATACATTTTGGTTTTATAAGTAGATTTTGAAATATTTGTAAGACTCAAAATGTCTGTTATGAAATATTATACTTTACAAGTAGTTTGGATTTTAGGGTTGTTACTAGGTTTGTGTGCAAACACTTATGCTAAACAAAACTCTCAGGATGGTTTTCTTAAAATTTATGACCTGGAAGATGAATGGCAAGTGTATGACACCAAATATAATTCCTATGTACCCTACATAGAAGACAGGCATGTGGACTCTAAAACCGCTAGTTTTTGGTTAGACGCCCAAAAGTATAAAGGGTATTCGCTTACATTTTATAGCCCTAAAGATGTTTTTATTTTTATAAATAAAAAACTTTGTAAAGAGGTAACTCAAGAGGGCTGGGTTACTTTCAGTATTGATAGCCTTCGGCAGGCTTTTGATCAAAAGAAGAAGTTGTTTTTTACCTTTTATGATAGGGGATATCGTCTTCCATTGAAGTCTGTACATATCGGCTACTTTAAAGAAGATTTCATTACAACCAAAAAAACTAAAAAGCAAGAATCTAAAATCCAGGAAAAAAGTCGGTACCTGTCAGGGGTGAAAGATTTTATGATTATAATAGGTGGGGTTTTATTGGGAATATTTACTTTACTTTGGAACTTCCACCCTAAAACATTTTTAAGCTATTACAGTTTTCGCAGCAGTGTTTCAAGTTTATCTCGCAAGGATATTTCATTGATAAGTAAGCCTTTTAATGCCATCAACCTGTTGTTCTTAGCTTTACATGCGTTAGTTATAAGCTTGTTTTTTATGCTTGCGCAAAAGGACGTAACAGGTATTCTTAACGTATCATTTAAACTAGTAAATGCTAACTATGACTTTGTTTCACTGCTTGCCAACTATACACTGTTCTTTGCTATTGTATTTGGTTTAATTTTTCTAAAATATATTCTTTTAAAAGTATTTGGTATATTATTAAGTCTGGAAAAAATAGAGTATACTCACTTCTATGAATACATGAGGCTATCAAAACTCTTTTATACTATAGCTGTGATTTTTCCTGTGTTTATGCTTATTTCTGCTGAAGAATACATCACAGAGTTGAATAAATATTTTATTTACTTTGTCATAGGGTTTCATTTTGTCCAAACTATGCTAGTTAGTTTTTATGTAAATAAACGGGTTCAATTTAAAAATCTGTATTTATTTTACTACCTTTGCAGCACAGAACTAACCCCCTTGTTAATTGGCATAAAACTATTACTTTTCAACTAGTTTACTTTGTAATCAGCAAACAGTAAAGAAAATCTTTAGCGCATGAGTGAACTACACCCTCAAATGCCTCAAATTGTTCGTGAGCGACTTCTTAAAGTAGAAAGTATTTTAGTTTCACAACCTAAACCTAGTAACGATAAATCACCCTATTTTAAATTAGCAGAAAAATACGGAATTAAGGTAGATTTTCGTCCATTTATCGATGTTGTACCCGTTTCTGTAAAAGAGTTCAGAAAACAAAAAGTCGATATTTTGGCCCATTCTGCCGTGATTTTTACTAGTAGAAAAGCAGTCACACTTTTTTTTGAAATGTGTAAAAACATGAAAATTGAAGTGCCCGCAGATATGAAATATTTTTGCGTATCAAGCCAAACTGCCAATTACTTACAAAAGTATATCGTAGTGAGGAAACGAAAAATTTTCACAGGTTTAAAAACTGCAAAGGATTTATTAGAAATTGTAAAAAAGCATAAAGGAGAGAAATATCTTTTCCCTTGCTCAGATATCCGAAAAGATGATATCCCAAATTTCTTGACTAAAAATGACTACAACTTTACAGAAGTAGTATTATATAGAACAGTTGCGAGTGATTTATCAGATTTGTCTGATGTGAATTATGATGTTATTGCATTCTTTAGTCCATCAGGAATACAGTCTTTATTTGCAAACTTTCCAGACTTTAAACAAAATAAAACTCGTATAGCAGCTTTTGGTCCTACTACTGCCAAGGCTGTAAGAGATGCAGGTTTGGTGTTGGATATAGAAGCACCTATGCCAAATGCTCCCTCAATGACTGGGGCTATAGAAAACTATATCAAGGTTTCGAATAATATCAAGTAAGTATAAGTTTTACAATCAAGTAGCTTTGTTATAAACTTATGCTTGCATAATATTTATAAGTTTATTTAACAAAGCTATTTTTTTGACTTATGAACAGGATTCCTAAAGTAATATTACTGTTTTTTTTACTGTTAGGCAGTACAACTACTACTGTAAAAGCA from Microscilla marina ATCC 23134 carries:
- a CDS encoding TIGR02452 family protein produces the protein MEEYLINKTPLTWDYKKWVAEFKQGSKSQIGFRVSRKKVFDHTVEVIKAGQYVANGKTIMLKDFTDLLHIWQDSKFYPDTHTLVLPEITTPYITAYQVIQADCIEVGQTMQKLGFNPVVLNMANGNTPGGAVIRGAGAQEENLFRRSNLYTSLYQYADFAPQYGIHKHGKHRYPIPAQAGGIYSPDVLFFRSSEHSGYALLAQPFTLSIVTVPAIAHPKVESRNGRNWLTPPQIEFTKHKIRTILKMAALHQHDCLILSAFGCGAFKNPPHHMAQLFKEVLAETDFNERFKSVIFAIIDDHNAWKAHNPEGNLIPFQQVFD
- the rho gene encoding transcription termination factor Rho, giving the protein MYNIEELNLKLLSELREIAEQLQVKNFKKLTKKELIYKILDQQAILPEEKVLPIKEKEATPKVQEKKSDTSSKPRKRSRTKSESSREKEPKVASTANNGKKAEQEDFNFDMGNDPMLFDNPVNNDLGAPAKSKAEPKEASSGKSQSSSKKNSNSFSIRDFDGLIENEGVLEIMQDGYGFLRSSDYNYLASPDDIYVSPSQIKLFGLKTGDTIRGQIRPPKEGEKYFALLRVENINGKTTEEIRDRIPFEYLTPLFPQERLNLSASSNEMSTRILDLFAPIGKGQRGMIVAQPKTGKTVLLKNIANAIATNHPEVYLIVLLVDERPEEVTDMARSVRAEVISSTFDEQAERHVKIAQIVLGKAKRMVECGHDVVILLDSITRLARAYNTVVPSSGKILTGGVDANALHKPKRFFGAARNVENGGSLTIIATALIETGSKMDEVIFEEFKGTGNMELQLDRKLSNKRVYPAIDVPASGTRREDLLMDKEELQRVWILRKYMDDMNSNEAMDFLLDKMKGTRNNMEFLISMNG
- the serS gene encoding serine--tRNA ligase — translated: MLQIPHIRTHQQKVIEGLQKRGVKNAEDLVDQVLEYDTQRKNTQTKLDNLKASSNNQAKRIGQLMKQGKKVEADKLKQQVGGSKQEVKDLEAKLKIVSNKRDEVLYKLPNIPHPSVPKGNTDADNKVESEHGSVPTLHDKAVPHWDLIKQYDIIDFEVGTKITGAGFPVYKGKGARLQRALINFFLDEAVNAGYSEVIPPYLVNQDSGFGTGQLPDKDGQMYHAQEDGLYLIPTAEVPITNMYRDVIVEETDLPIKHVGYTPCFRREAGAWGAQVRGLNRLHQFDKVEIVQIQHPEKSYETLNEMCTHVQGLLQKLDLPYRVLRLCSGDLGFTSALTFDMEVYSAAQKRWLEVSSVSNFETFQANRMKLRYRTGDNKKHFTHTLNGSALALPRIVAALLENNQTPEGIKVPAVLQPYTGFDIIN
- a CDS encoding cyclase family protein encodes the protein MILNEDSANCYYADKVGFETYEMGDFIGSVARGGVVNYQKITLTPHGNGTHTECYGHLSADNSANIYNCLKEYMFVCHLVTLPVHQQGEDQLVTLQDLKNNMLQQMPEAVIIRTTPNTPDKLTRQYSGSNPPYLEASIGKFLADHKVKHLLVDLPSVDREVDGGKLLCHRAFWQHPEKTRKDSTITELVYVNSTVPDGLYLLNLQVISLWSDASPSKPIIYPLSKI
- the hemW gene encoding radical SAM family heme chaperone HemW: MSSLYIHIPFCKQACYYCDFHFSVNQNNKKLIVEAIKKEIVLQKNYLSNNRLRTIYFGGGTPSLLNEQELAGIFETIHHTFSVVPNAEITLEANPDDLTKEKLLLFKRQGINRLSIGTQSFQDACLQYLNRAHNATEAKQSILMAQDRGFDNISIDLIYAIPVANNKVWQEDLQQTVSLQVQHISAYCLTIEEKTVFGRQLQKQLINPINDEFASNQFNSLIAHLEQNQFTQYEISNFAKPGFYSQHNSNYWIKNPYLGIGPSAHSYNGSTRQFNIANNGKYLQALAKNTIPFEKEELSKANQVNEYIMTSLRTIWGCDLRKISHNFDINLLYENKSYIHEYIDKKLLKLEDDVLKLTNNGKLFADKIASDLFIIE
- a CDS encoding BamA/TamA family outer membrane protein; this translates as MYKLDKIIRLRRGVRYKKQVIYGCIYWCLFPFVIYAQSPSLKQAGSTNKKNSIYLKLSTNLKDIQSLKKIEVPTVYQDIKKAEKAVKSFIQKLHQQAYLNAQLDSLSNTPDTLFAYISVGTKFIWASLKKGNLPEEIIHNVGFKPKYYNKKPFLYKSISKLQTKVLSYSENHGYPFAQIRLDSLTFVKQEVYAKWNYDQGPQVLFDTLHIVGDLQVKPRFMMKYLRLREGDLFSQSKVQSAHRILKQLPYLKVRKKAVVDFRAKKASVNLFLQKRKANQINLLVGLLPNEQNPGTIEWMGEFDLLLQNMFRSGKSLSAKWLRPESQSQLINLDYTHPLLFGSALDLQLKFNLLKEDTSFVNIDLGGVLYYNLKTGDKIKATVNSKSSRVLNSLIYQNATRLPDTLDISFIAYGLGYIHSNLNDALYPSKGDFLSLSGEIGQKNIVQNPELPESLYKNIPLSTTKLVYEAKWKHYSKTSSKSVLYWQLSTGGVINDQLLVNELFRVGGINSLRGHNQNIFFASHYVIANLEYRFLFDDYSYLFVFYDQSWLQQKTINTFTEDTPLGFGLGLNFPTKAGIFNIVYALGKAQEQPINFNRSKIHFGFISRF
- a CDS encoding DUF4271 domain-containing protein — protein: MKYYTLQVVWILGLLLGLCANTYAKQNSQDGFLKIYDLEDEWQVYDTKYNSYVPYIEDRHVDSKTASFWLDAQKYKGYSLTFYSPKDVFIFINKKLCKEVTQEGWVTFSIDSLRQAFDQKKKLFFTFYDRGYRLPLKSVHIGYFKEDFITTKKTKKQESKIQEKSRYLSGVKDFMIIIGGVLLGIFTLLWNFHPKTFLSYYSFRSSVSSLSRKDISLISKPFNAINLLFLALHALVISLFFMLAQKDVTGILNVSFKLVNANYDFVSLLANYTLFFAIVFGLIFLKYILLKVFGILLSLEKIEYTHFYEYMRLSKLFYTIAVIFPVFMLISAEEYITELNKYFIYFVIGFHFVQTMLVSFYVNKRVQFKNLYLFYYLCSTELTPLLIGIKLLLFN
- a CDS encoding uroporphyrinogen-III synthase; translation: MSELHPQMPQIVRERLLKVESILVSQPKPSNDKSPYFKLAEKYGIKVDFRPFIDVVPVSVKEFRKQKVDILAHSAVIFTSRKAVTLFFEMCKNMKIEVPADMKYFCVSSQTANYLQKYIVVRKRKIFTGLKTAKDLLEIVKKHKGEKYLFPCSDIRKDDIPNFLTKNDYNFTEVVLYRTVASDLSDLSDVNYDVIAFFSPSGIQSLFANFPDFKQNKTRIAAFGPTTAKAVRDAGLVLDIEAPMPNAPSMTGAIENYIKVSNNIK